The sequence agaaatgtttaagattgACTTACACTTTAAATGCTAGTACAAAAATAACATACTCATGAATGTAGTGTTTCTTTTTTCCGATAGAATGATGGCCAAATTTCTTAAAGTACCTCTGATGCTTTCCAGTTGGCTATGTCTCAacagctttatttaaaaaatgatgacaaatgtcagttggaaaaaaacaaaacaaataacagaGTTGAAAATTCTCACGATTTTAATTCTTAATGACTATATACTAACCTGGCCAGATGCACATTACATATcaatctggtacctctccacagtaatttggtcaggaaaaggcgggacattctgtacaataattcgagctgattggacgacatgccattctacacgtttgttttaaccagtcATGGCAacgggtgaaaatttcctgttcgttcttgtcgaaaagcacaaacatctcaCCAGCTactagctagaaatgcacgaagcgcctaacgctgttcaacattcaacaaggaaacggtgagtaattctgcaagaacagaattaattgtagcgtctattcgtctgttaggtttgtttgttagctccggcgttggCTACCTGGTTTCGTCACGATTGCATATcctgcccccaaacacaatctgTCATTGGTCCGAagaccaccagtggttcgggaaTGGCGTTTATCAGCGGGggtggtacaagatgtattctccggagtttgtcaaCTCAAATACtgcaagaattcatcttgcaagagCAAGGTTAACTATATACTGTAAACGacttaaaaaatgttaattaattaatcatctCTGGGCTCGAACTAACAATTTCAAAGCCTCGATCTTATAGTCTTGAACGGTGCTTGAAATGTGTAAATCTTAACACAAATTCTTGCACGGTGCTTAGTAGAGAAGCAgagttggtgtgtgtgtgtgtgcgtttttaaaataaactttttgtCATCCTTGCAATGACTATCCGTTCATTTTAGCCTCCAGTACTAAATTTTAATAGAAACTTTCGGAGCCCGTAAGTGTCAGTTTCCTCCAAACTCGTGTCTTTTCATTGTCCTGCTCGGCAACTGTGGTCTGCTGACTGCCTTTTACGTACTGCCCCTCACATGAGATTAAAATATGCTAGAGCCTTGCAGTTCTTTGTTCCTAAATTGGAAGGCACTTCCACTTGAGAGGAGAGCTACTTTTTctatgctgctgctgctattattattattattattattattatattattacctGTTAATACAGGCATTAGAGTCACATACATACAATAACCATGTGAAGCATTTTGGTATGACGGCGTATTAGGAccacgcatatatatatatatatatatatatatattagtgatgtgcttctcgggtcgaatccctgaagcgtgtgccgagtaatgtagatgagtggttcatgaacggcgattcaatgcgtgtgtcgatgacgtacgtgatgacgtttgaagccccgcgaagcgggtgtaccacgtgactgattcaggaaatgattcgctaggtttgagtgtagttcgaaataaaagcggcaaagaaacgctatggattccccttcactttttgtgttttcgggtcccttactgcggtacttctttgcattttgcattcgatttgaccgacgacgacgagcttctttttttgcgatggagttcaaggaaccagcaagaaagagaagaaaatatccccagagttgaaaatccccttcagtactgggaatcacagaaatatgcgcttccaagtttatacaaacttgctgtctcatatctatgcacccctgcttcatcagtaccatgtgaaagagttttttcaaaagcaggtgaaattctatgcacaaaaagaaaccgcctgagtccaaaaactttggaaaaaatattgtttttaaataaaaatgaagaagcactttattttacctcattttttcacattttcacttgttgcataagcacaaacatagacaaagtaacacagaacaattcatgttaaaacactcttcaaatatatattcttttgtatttagaggaTGATTTACacaccaccattttattgcatgcaccaagcatgttatacatttttctgtccacatgatggcgtagtcgaggaaatgaatcatcttgaagcccctacgtgtgtgtgaagcttttcaatgcagggcttcactgctttacggggcttcattttgccatcactaatatatatatatatatatatatatatatatatatatatatatatatatatatattaggggtgttaaaaaaatctattcggcaatatatcgcaatactacagcaagcaattctcgaatcgattcaataggcagccgaatcgattttttaacatccatttttgatgaaaaaatattcaacaaaacgtctaactttcacaccctaaacatggaagaatgttagattaatggaacattaagccttaatattttatttcaatgcttttcatgaaaaaggttacaacctgtttgttaaatacagtggctcacagttataacacttaagtttgatatcaataaatacattttcatacaaatcataCAGTGTacatctacaagtttactgaatggtaatttctaaattgagtaaaaaaaatcgtaacaatcgacttgtaaattcatatcgggattaatcggtatggaATTGAATAGtcacctgtgaatcgtgatacggatcgaatcgtcaggtactaggcaattcacacccctatatatatatatatatatatatatatatatatatatatatatatatatatatatatatatatatatatatatatatatatattaggggtgtgaattgcctagtacctgacgattcgattcgtatcacgattcacaggtcacgattcgattcgataccgattaatcccgatacgaatttataagtcgattgttgcgattttttttcattcaaatttagaaaatactaatcagtaagcttgtagagtgtaagatttatatgaaaatgtattatttatctgaaatttcagtcttatagaggttgtaatctgtttcatgtttgaacagcattaaaataaaatattaaggcttaatgttccgttcatataacattcttccatgctcaaggtgtgaatcctaaaaaaaaaaaaaaaaaaaaaaaaaatcgattctgccgattattgaatcgattcgagaatcgcgcgatggagtatcgcgatatatcgccgaatcgatttttttttaacaccccttatatatatatatatatatatatatatatatatatatatatatatatatatatatattatgggtgttaaaaaaaatcgattcggcaatatatcacgatactacatcgcgcgattctcgaatcgattcaaaaaaaaaaatcgattttttttaatttattttttattttttatttttttttaagagctcagaattgttcattcggtagtcttaccgattcaacgtcttatcatcattgccttttttttttttttgtgtgtgtgtgtgtgtgtgaatcgatttttaaacttccatttttaatggaaaaatattcaacaaaacgtctgacttcgggttaggattcacaccttgagcatggaagaatgttatatgaacggaacattaagccttaatattttattttaatgctgttcaaacatgaaacagattacaacctttagaagataaataaataatacattttcatataaatcttacactctacaagcttactgattagtattttctaaatttgaatgaaaaaaaatcgcaacaatcgacttataaattcgtatcgggattaatcggtatcgaatcgtgacctgtgaatcgtgatacgaatcgaatcgtcaggtactaggcaattcacacccctaatatatatatatatatatatatatatatatatatatatatatatatatatatatatatatatataaatagaattttttattattcctttttttagagaggcgggtgggggggggtgaagATAACATTCCAAGgtaaaaacttgcaaatttgccactttagaaagtgagGATTTTGTGAGGATTTGTTGGTGGCTAATGGGACACTGTTTATGAAATGAGAAGGCAGGATGGAGACTGAATTCTTCTGAATTTAAACTTTACTAGTCATACACCGTGGGCTAGAGCGACAACACTTCCTTTTCCCCTATCAACTGCcgaacactaaccaatcagaagctagcataatTTAGGTCGATGCAAGTGAATGCATTCATGCGACATATCAACTTGGCTacttgcacacaaaaaataccaaaatgtatgaatgtgtaaTAATTCTGGAAACACAAATGTGCAAGTAAATGTACCATTTgaacaaattaacttaaatgttTGATTCTCAGGGTATGTCCCTTCGCAAAGCAAGGCGTCTTTTTCGTTGGCAGTAACCAATGCTTCAAAATATGAATGCATAACATCATCATGGTTCATCTCTGCTCTCTCCATATTTGAAAACTCGACTGAAAAGTATTGGCGCAAACATTCAAGTAGTAtgctacgtgtatttctcgtaagtttctgagttttagtttataaagttgcaaattgacaagttttgttgttttttttctcagaatattgcccccgccctctaatataatatatatttatatgtggccctaatgCATCGTCACACTTTTGAGACCTCTATTTTAGAAgtgctgtaaaaataaaatgtacttcCTTACGTAGACAAACTTCCTTACATTGTTAGTCAACGGGATTTGTGATGCCTTTTAGCGAATGGAAGGAGGgagaagagttaaaaaaaagaaatggtgtAGTAgttcatccgtccatccatctttgTCATGACCTGTTGGACCTGCCGAGTTTGTGTCTCTTTGGCGCCCTCTGCAGGCGTTTTCGCGTGGTTGTTTTTCGGTTGATTTCAGCCGTGTTCCGGTGGGTGATCATATGACGTCTTGGTTGGTAGTGGGCCGTGTGCAGATCACTCACTGGTTTGCGTGCTGGCGACATTTTCACGACTTCCTGTGTTGCTTGTGCCACAGAGGAGCATCGCCTGTGAGTTTATCTTTTTCCTTTGGTGTTGGTTTCATTTATAAAGGGCATTTGATATTTTGTTTGCGTAGCCGGCACCAGTTATGTTGCAGTTTGTCCACAGCTTTGTatcgtcattattattattgtttatgcaTGTATATTTGAGTGGCATAACACTGTATTGTATGTTTATATCGTTTCAGTTTTACAGAATACAAAGTAGAAATGTTGAAGACAACAGTAAAACGAAAACTTACTCCAGCCTcttcattttttccactttgactGTTCGCTATCTGTCAATTTGTGTTGGGCACACACATTGAGGACAGAATAGTAAAAAGGCGGCTTCACAACGACACTACAGCATCAAGGAAAGGGAAATACTGTTTAAGATCAAAGCTATAAAGAAAATTGTTCACATTCATTGTTGGAGGAACTCAATCAACAATGTCACATGCAAGTGAAGCTGGACAGGAACAATTACCCATCGGAGATGATTTTTCAACAGGAAAGCTCACTTCTCCCAAAGCAAAATCCCAGTATTCTTTCTCCACCTCCTCAACTTCCTCCTCAGCAAGCAGGGCAGCAGCCAGAGCCCGGGCTAAAGTTGAAGCGGCACGTGCAAGTGCTCCCTTCATCCAGCGAGAAGCAGAATTAAAATTAGCAGAGGCTCGTCTAGCTGCACAACTGACAACTTTACAACATGAGAAAGAAATAGCTGCAGCTTTGGCAGAAGCTGAAGTCTTCGAAGCAGCAGCAGAAGCGGAAGCTCGAGAGGACAACAGGACTCGCTGCGACTCTGTTCATGCCACCATGCAGCGTACCCGCGCCTATGTTGAACAACATTCCAAATTACACCTCAGTGATGAGGAGCCTCCAAAACTTGACCCATATTCACCATCCTTGTTGTTAcccaacaaacaaaatgtacaagCAGACGAAAAAGAGCAAAACCCTATAATTGAAAGCAGCACCTCTCCCACATTGGCAAAGATTAGTGTTCCTACGGCAAGGCAGCCAGAGAGGGCTACGCCAGTGGTTCGCCATTGCTACATGGCAGACGACAACGGAGCACAGCAACCCAGAAGGCCAGTGCCAGCAGATCACCGACAACCCACTGCTAGCTCTCCCTTCACGCGGCCAAACAACAGCAGAGCTCCATTACAGCCACATATTGACGACAGGACCGATATGAGTGATATCACAAGATACCTAGTGCGTCGTGAACTTGTGAACTCAGGCCTCATCAAGTTCAATGATCGCCCAGAGAACTACTGGGCTTGGAAGTCCTCATTCCAGAATGCCACAGGAGGGCTTAACTTGAGTGCCAGCGAAGAACTTGACCTTCTAACAAAATGGCTAGGAAATCAATCTTCAGAGCACATCATGAGAATTCGTTCTGTGCATGTCGTTAACCCTGCTGTAGGCTTGGAGATGGCATGGAACCGCTTGGAGGAGTGTTATGGCTCCCCTGAAGTCATCGAGAGGGCTCTTTTTGAGAGGTTAGAGAACTTTCCCAAGATCAATTTCAAGGACGCTTTAAAGCTCAGGGAGCTTGGAGACCTACTAAGGGAGTTAGAGTCAGCAAAATCTGAAGGCTACTTACCTGGTCTCTCATACCTGGACACTTCCAGAGGAGTTAAACACATTGTTGAAAAACTCCCATACAATCTGCAAGAGAGGTGGTTAGCTCAGGGTTCTCAATACAAAGAACAGTATAATGTATCCTTTCCTCCATTCGCTTTCTTCACAGATTTCATATGCAATGAAGCAAAGAGAAGAAACGACCCCAGTTTTACTCTTCCAACCAGCACTGCAGCTCCATCCAGCAGTTCCCATAAGTCCACCACGGTTCAAAATAGGCCTGATCAAGCGAAAGGAAAAGCAGGAAACTTTGAAAAATATGTATCTGTTCACAAGACTGAAGTTGCATCACAACACTCAGCTTCACAGTCATACAGCACAAACAGCAAGCCAAATGACATTGATAAGCAGTGTCCTATTCATAGAAAACCCCATCCGCTGAAAAGGTGTCGAGGTTTTCGAAGCAAGCCGCTGGAAGAACGTAAGGCTTTTCTAAAGGAGAACGGCATCTGCTTTAGGTGTTGTTCCTCTACAACTCACCTAGCAAAGAAATGTGAAGCGGTCTTGAAGTGCACCGAGTGTCAGAGCGACAGCCACATTGCTGCACTACACCCAGGACCTGCTCGTTGGGAGAGCAGCAACCCCTCGTTTGAGCACGGCGGGGAGAACAATGGAGAAGCAAGTCAGTCAGATGTCACATCCAGATGCACAGAAGTGTGCGACAGTGGGAAGGAACCTAGGTCTTGTTCCAAAATCTGCCTGGTGAGAGTTTACTCCAAGGCACACCAAGACAAAGCTATTAAGGTCTATGTTATTTTAGACGATCAAAGTAACAAGTCATTAGTGCGATCAGAATTCTTCAACCTCTTCCAAATTGAAGGAATGGACTCACCATACACATTGCGCACATGCGCAGGTACTACTGAAACCTCAGGAAGACGAGCTACAGGATTCATGGTGGAGTCCTTGGATGGTATGACAAAAGTGGCGCTTCCCACACTCATCGAGTGTAATCACATGCCCGATGATCGGTCAGAGATCCCAACACCTGCAGCTGCACAGCATCATGCTCATCTGAGGTCCATAGCCCACAAGATCCCATGCCTAGATCCAGATGCTCAAATATTACTCCTTTTGGGACGCGACATCCTTCAGGTGCACAAGGTCAGAGAGCATCGCAACGGTCCTCCTAACGCCCCCTATGCTCAGAGGCTCGACCTTGGCTGGGTTGTCATCGGCAATGTCTGTTTGGGATCAGCACACAAGCCAGAGTCTGTCACCTCTTTCCGAACCAACGTGCTTGAAAATGGGCGCCCGTCTCTCCTGTCCCCATGTCCTAAGCACCTTAAAGTGAAAGAAATGTTTTGCAACACATTTGATGACGGCGGTCTTGGCAACTCAATCTTTGAAAAGACCAAAGATGACGATAAAGTGGGCCTCTCCATTGAAGATAGGTTGTTCCTCGAGCTGATGAATAAAGAGATGTTCATGGACAACACCAACAGTTGGGTAGCACCACTTCCATTCCGGTTTCCACGCCCACGACTCCCAGACAACCGAGAGCAGGCTCTGAGTCGCCTTGCTTCCCTTCAACGCACCCGAGCAAAAAAACCTGAAATGAAGAGTCATTTCCTGGACTTTATGCAAAAAATCTTTGATCGTGATCAGGCAGAACTGGCTCCCACTTTGTCAGAGGTAGACGAACGATGGTATCTACCCATCTTTGGTGTATACCACCCACGTAAGCCAACTCAAATCAGGGTCGTCTTTGACTCCAGTGCGCAACACCATGGCATCTCGTTGAACGATGTGCTTCTAACCGGTCCAGATTTGAACAATACTCTGCTCGGAGTCTTGCTGCGTTTCCGAAGAGAGCAAGTGTCTGTGATAGCGGACATAGAGCAGATGTTTCACAGTTTCATCGTAAGGGAAGACCATCGAGACTTCCTTCG is a genomic window of Festucalex cinctus isolate MCC-2025b chromosome 2, RoL_Fcin_1.0, whole genome shotgun sequence containing:
- the LOC144014155 gene encoding uncharacterized protein LOC144014155; protein product: MSHASEAGQEQLPIGDDFSTGKLTSPKAKSQYSFSTSSTSSSASRAAARARAKVEAARASAPFIQREAELKLAEARLAAQLTTLQHEKEIAAALAEAEVFEAAAEAEAREDNRTRCDSVHATMQRTRAYVEQHSKLHLSDEEPPKLDPYSPSLLLPNKQNVQADEKEQNPIIESSTSPTLAKISVPTARQPERATPVVRHCYMADDNGAQQPRRPVPADHRQPTASSPFTRPNNSRAPLQPHIDDRTDMSDITRYLVRRELVNSGLIKFNDRPENYWAWKSSFQNATGGLNLSASEELDLLTKWLGNQSSEHIMRIRSVHVVNPAVGLEMAWNRLEECYGSPEVIERALFERLENFPKINFKDALKLRELGDLLRELESAKSEGYLPGLSYLDTSRGVKHIVEKLPYNLQERWLAQGSQYKEQYNVSFPPFAFFTDFICNEAKRRNDPSFTLPTSTAAPSSSSHKSTTVQNRPDQAKGKAGNFEKYVSVHKTEVASQHSASQSYSTNSKPNDIDKQCPIHRKPHPLKRCRGFRSKPLEERKAFLKENGICFRCCSSTTHLAKKCEAVLKCTECQSDSHIAALHPGPARWESSNPSFEHGGENNGEASQSDVTSRCTEVCDSGKEPRSCSKICLVRVYSKAHQDKAIKVYVILDDQSNKSLVRSEFFNLFQIEGMDSPYTLRTCAGTTETSGRRATGFMVESLDGMTKVALPTLIECNHMPDDRSEIPTPAAAQHHAHLRSIAHKIPCLDPDAQILLLLGRDILQVHKVREHRNGPPNAPYAQRLDLGWVVIGNVCLGSAHKPESVTSFRTNVLENGRPSLLSPCPKHLKVKEMFCNTFDDGGLGNSIFEKTKDDDKVGLSIEDRLFLELMNKEMFMDNTNSWVAPLPFRFPRPRLPDNREQALSRLASLQRTRAKKPEMKSHFLDFMQKIFDRDQAELAPTLSEVDERWYLPIFGVYHPRKPTQIRVVFDSSAQHHGISLNDVLLTGPDLNNTLLGVLLRFRREQVSVIADIEQMFHSFIVREDHRDFLRFFWFKDNNPCNEIVEYRMKVHVFGNSPSPAVAIYGLRHAAQQGASEYGMDAKHFVDRDFYVDDGLKSLPTAAEAISLLKRTQEMLAISNLRLHKIASNNPEVLEAFPQGDHAKSLQNLDFDDSSDHIQRSLGLSWDLKLDLFTFRVETAEKPFTRRGILATVNSLFDPLGLAAPVIIQGKFLLRELTSGDVLDWDSPLPDEKKSEWKVWESSLQSLSNVKIPRAYTPSTLTTAYRKELHIFSDASIKAIAAVAYLKVFSSTEKCHTGFVLGKAKLAPASAHTVPRLELGAAVLAVEMAELVERELDVSIDTMQFYTDSKVVLGYIYNQTRRFYVYVANRVQRIRKSTKPEQWHYICTTKNPADVATRSVPAAELADTTWLTGPHFLSLPEDVSTSEEEPYHLVTPDLDTEVRSHATTLSVLPATLGSHRFERFSSWKSLVRAITFLTHITQSRRGASKTQLQDCSGWHHCKKLHTAEELFKAEMLIIKCVQEENYRKEFSCLAARKNISKDSSLRKLNPYVDDDGLLRIGGRLNQSALDTREKLPLVIPGRSHVAMLLIRHYHEKVRHQGRIFTEGSIRTAGFWIVGARRCINWALRKCITCNKLRGRTVKQKMADLPPDRLSSEPPFTYVGLDVFGPWSVVTRRTRGGQANSKRWAVLFTCMSTRAVHIELIEAMDTSSFINALRRFFALRGPAKQIRSDCGTNFTGACKELQMLVTNPEEPNVRKYLADEGCTWVFNPPHSSHMGGVWERMIGISRRILDSMLMQTGLSRLSHEVLLTLMAEIVAIINARPLVPISSDPDSPFLLTPASLLTQKVCTYPPPPRTFDSKDLHRQQWRQVQHLANIFWNRWRREYLPTLQSRGKWQDIHPNLNEGDLVLLKDSQVKRNEWPMALVIKTFPDRDGKIRKVELKVTRSGSAKTFLRPVSETILLKSAEDM